In Marinobacterium sp. LSUCC0821, the DNA window AGCAAGAGCCTTATTGAATCAGCGCGACTACGTAATTCCCGAGGATATTCATGCGCTAGCCGTTGATGTGCTTCGCCATCGTCTGGTACTCAGCTTCTCGGCTAAAGCGGACGGGGTCACAGAGGAGGCTGTCATTCATCGCATATTAGACACGCTTCCAGCGGTATGACCAGACTCTTGTGAACAGGTTAGTGGACCAGCCACTGCTGGATAGTGACGAGATTGCGCAACTGATTGCTGGCGGTGCTGCATTGGCCTCCCAATCACCGGTTCAGATCAATCAACGTTTGAACACGGGGTCTAGTCAATCGGGTTTAATCGGCTGTGGTACAGAATTTGATGACCTGCGTCTTTTTCAGTTTGGAGACGACCTGCGTCAAATCGATTGGCGTGCCACTGCGCGATCACAAGAGCGGCTGGTTAGAACCTACCGCAGTGAGTTTCAGCAACCCTTTCAGTTGGTCGTGGATCGTAACTCAACCATGCGTTTTGGCACAAAGAGGCGTCTTAAGGTCACCCAAGCGGCTCGATTGTCACTCTGGTTTTTAGGCATCTACCATCAACAAAATTATGCATTGGGTGCGCTCTTGTTAGAGCAGGAGTCTAAGATATTTGATTGCAGGGTCGGGGGCGAATGGCTCAATTTTCTCTGTGAAGCCTTGGTATCCCCCGCACCTCCAACGCAGAATCCACCGATCAACTGGCAGGCTGTATTAACTCAACTGCTCTCTGAGACCCCCCTAGGCGCTAGGGTTATATTGATTTCGGACTTCAGTTCGCTGACCTCAGCAGATCGAGCTCTCATCACTGAACTAGCAGAACGGACATCATTGAGCGCACTCTGCATTAGCGACCCAATGGAGCGAGACCCACAGCCGCTCTTAGCGAGTGATTTGATCTGGGGCCGAACCAGGTTCTTTGTCGACGGACAGGAGTCGGTTTCGCGTATTAAACAAGCCTACTCGAATCGACGCTCCGCGATTAAAGAGCTCATGTCACAATCTGGCACTCCTCTGTTTGAGATCTGTAGTTCGCTCGATCAGTTTGCCCTTAGCCTGTTGGGGGGTGATGATCATGAATGATGCACCCTTAAGACTGTTTGATATTTTGCCCATGGTTGACCACTCATCCCATGCTGCGCTAATGCTTATAGTCGCTCTAACACTCCTGTTCACCCTCTCTATTGCGCTTTGGTACCGCTACTTCACTCCGCTTGCGAAGTTGCAACGTGCACTCTTAAACCACTCGATCACGCCGCGACAGGGCTGTCATCAGTTAGCTGGCATGATGACCATAAATAGTGCCATGGTGCAGGAGATTAACAGGTTGCGGTTTCAAGCTGCTGAACCGACGCTTGTCGAGGTTCAGCGTTTCATCAAGAGGGCGCGAAATGTTCTCTGATTGGGATATCTTACAACCCCTATGGTTGTTGCTAACGCCTTTGATACTGCTGCTCTTTGGACGTCGCATAAGGACTGATGCACCTTGGCCAAACCTCATGCACAGGGAGCGAATTCGTTACCCTCTGTATGGTGAACTTGCCCATGAACAGCCCGAGGTTGCCAATGTCCAGCCTCATCGTGAAGGGCTGCTACTCTTTTCATTGACCCTATTCACTCTGGCGTTGGCTCAACCCGTTATCTTTCGTGACAGCATTGAGTTACCGGATCAGCAAGACCCTGTAGATCTAGTGCTTTTGGTGGACACCAACATCACCATGGTGCTTAAAGACTATTTTGACGGCGAACAGTCCATTGAGAGAATGAGCCTCACCAAAGAGCTCTTGTCAGAGTTTGTTGAAGGTTTTCAGGGTAATCGCATCGGTCTGAGTATTATGGGTAACCCCCCCTTTCATTGGTTGCCCTTTACCGATGATCGAGAGGCTGTGAGGCATGCCATCTCTCGTATTAGGTTGACCTTGGGCGGGCGCTTAAGTGACATGTCTGCGTCACTTAAGTTAGTCAGTGACCATTATTCAACGGATCTCAATCCTGTTGTCGTGATGGTGACCGATAGCAGTATGCAATTGGGTCAAACCTCGCCACAAACCGCTGCCAAAAGCCTAGCGGATGCCGGTTTTACACTCTATGTCATTGCAATAGGATCCACAGAACTCTCTCAAGAGCAGAGGGCGCGTGCTGGATTTGTCTATGATCCCGTGGACCTCAGCCTCTTGGATGAAGTGGCTAAGGCCGGCGCTGGCAAACTGTTTCACGCCTTAACCCGAGATACATTTGAAGAGGCTTTGCAAACCATCTCATCGGAGCAGAGGCGTGACAAAAGGTCTATTCAAAGGCTGTCTCTAGTGGAGCCGCTCTATCCTTGGTTGATTCTGATTGGACTCGCACTGCTGATACTCGCTTTTACTAGGAGAGGCGGCTAATGGTTTATTGGCGCGAACCCCTTCTGTTATGGCTGATGATGTTACCCTTGGCGATTCACTTTGTTTCTGCTTTTAGCGAGAAAAAACGACTGGCTCAGATGGTCGATGCTGAACTACTCCCTTGGGTTAGGCCACCCCGTCGCTCTGGACATGAACGCTTAAACTCTCTGCTAGTCTCAGCGGTTTGGACTCTCTTGATCCTTGCTTTAGCGGGGCCAAGAACACCCCAATTTATCCCACAGGATCTCACAACAGCGCAGGATCGTGTCATTATCCTGCTCGACTACTCAGACTCCATGCGGGCGAAAGATGCGGCAGGGGCAAGAGGGGTGGTGCCTCGAATAACCGCGGCTACCCAGTTGGTTAACTCCTGGTTGGATCCTGATGCACGGAAGGTTGAAACGGGTCTGTTGGTCTTTTCAGGCAGAGCTCACTGGTTATTAAAGCCGACCTTAGATAGCCATCTCATCCAACATTTCCTCGCCCAAGGTGATGAACTCAGGCTTCCGACCCTCGGGAGTAACCTTGTTGATGCACTGAATCTCATTCAATCCCTACCTAGAGAGGCTGATACAAAGACGCACATAGTGCTGTTAACGGATGGTGAGGTTGCGCAGAATAACAGAGAGAGCCTAGAGTCCTCTCTATTTGCACTGCAAGCCTCTATGCCGATGAGCCTGAATCTCATAGGCTTGGGCAGTGCAGAGCCTATTCAAGTTCCCGGTCACCCCAGTGTAAACACCCAAATGAACAGCAGGCTGCTTAAGTCGCTGGCGTCATTGCATCCAGATTTTAGTTACACAAGGCCGGAATCCTTGTTTGGCCAGCCATTGGTGGAGTGGCTTAATATTGAGTCAAAGCCTATTGCTCCAGAGAATGCTGCCCGAGTCGTCTGGTATGAGTGGTTTGCGATACCGCTTTTGATAGCGCTATTTCTCACGCTGGTTGTGATTCATCCTTCAACATGGAGGCGGTCGCATGTTTAGCCTCAAGCGAACGGCGCTGCTCGGTTATAGCCTCTTGTTGTTTTCAGCTGTACTGACGTATTGGGTGATTCCCCAAACAGTTGCTCCTTCGAAATATGCATCACAATTTCAGCAAGCTGAAGCCTGTTATCGTCAGCAAGATTGGGAGTGTGCTCAGCTCAATTTTGCGGCGGCTGTCTGGAGCTCTGAATCTGATATTGATCGGGCAATTGCTCTTTTTAACTTGGCGAATACCCACTTCTTTCGCGGCGAGTACACGCAAGCGAGATTGCTCTACCAAGAGGCTCAAGCCTATGGTGTTGATGCACAAAAAATAGCGGTGAATCTCTCCTTCGCTCGTTCACTTGAAGCCTCAATGAAGCAGTTGTTGGTTGATATGCAAAAGAGTGCCGATAAAGCCGATTGGCACAACGCTTCAGGTAACCTCCCTGTTGACCTTCTGGATCAAGTCGCTGACTCTGTCTATCTGGGTGTAGGTCAGGTGCTTCCTGAAAATAGGCTTAGGCTATCTGCCGATCAGATTAAACCGCTGCTCATGGCCTCCATCGATCAGCATCTAGCTAGACAGGGCGAACTGGCCTATCAGCCTCGTTGGGTTAAAACGGATTCGACCGCTCCGAGAACCACCGCTTCGTTAATGAGCCGTGTGATGCGTCTTGAGTTGGAGCTACCCAAT includes these proteins:
- a CDS encoding DUF58 domain-containing protein, whose protein sequence is MDQPLLDSDEIAQLIAGGAALASQSPVQINQRLNTGSSQSGLIGCGTEFDDLRLFQFGDDLRQIDWRATARSQERLVRTYRSEFQQPFQLVVDRNSTMRFGTKRRLKVTQAARLSLWFLGIYHQQNYALGALLLEQESKIFDCRVGGEWLNFLCEALVSPAPPTQNPPINWQAVLTQLLSETPLGARVILISDFSSLTSADRALITELAERTSLSALCISDPMERDPQPLLASDLIWGRTRFFVDGQESVSRIKQAYSNRRSAIKELMSQSGTPLFEICSSLDQFALSLLGGDDHE
- a CDS encoding tetratricopeptide repeat protein, whose protein sequence is MFSLKRTALLGYSLLLFSAVLTYWVIPQTVAPSKYASQFQQAEACYRQQDWECAQLNFAAAVWSSESDIDRAIALFNLANTHFFRGEYTQARLLYQEAQAYGVDAQKIAVNLSFARSLEASMKQLLVDMQKSADKADWHNASGNLPVDLLDQVADSVYLGVGQVLPENRLRLSADQIKPLLMASIDQHLARQGELAYQPRWVKTDSTAPRTTASLMSRVMRLELELPNTIDPNPVTLEGVQPW
- a CDS encoding VWA domain-containing protein, which gives rise to MFSDWDILQPLWLLLTPLILLLFGRRIRTDAPWPNLMHRERIRYPLYGELAHEQPEVANVQPHREGLLLFSLTLFTLALAQPVIFRDSIELPDQQDPVDLVLLVDTNITMVLKDYFDGEQSIERMSLTKELLSEFVEGFQGNRIGLSIMGNPPFHWLPFTDDREAVRHAISRIRLTLGGRLSDMSASLKLVSDHYSTDLNPVVVMVTDSSMQLGQTSPQTAAKSLADAGFTLYVIAIGSTELSQEQRARAGFVYDPVDLSLLDEVAKAGAGKLFHALTRDTFEEALQTISSEQRRDKRSIQRLSLVEPLYPWLILIGLALLILAFTRRGG
- a CDS encoding VWA domain-containing protein produces the protein MVYWREPLLLWLMMLPLAIHFVSAFSEKKRLAQMVDAELLPWVRPPRRSGHERLNSLLVSAVWTLLILALAGPRTPQFIPQDLTTAQDRVIILLDYSDSMRAKDAAGARGVVPRITAATQLVNSWLDPDARKVETGLLVFSGRAHWLLKPTLDSHLIQHFLAQGDELRLPTLGSNLVDALNLIQSLPREADTKTHIVLLTDGEVAQNNRESLESSLFALQASMPMSLNLIGLGSAEPIQVPGHPSVNTQMNSRLLKSLASLHPDFSYTRPESLFGQPLVEWLNIESKPIAPENAARVVWYEWFAIPLLIALFLTLVVIHPSTWRRSHV